In Phycisphaerae bacterium RAS2, the DNA window CGTATGCTCCCGGCATTTTCAACTGGGACAAGCATAAGGTCTTCGCGGTCAAGCATTGGTACGACGTGGCCTGGGAGTGGCCGCCGCCGGCGCAGAACCCGACGGGCACGCCTCACGACCTTGAGACGCGCGTCTATCGCATCAGCGACGGGACGCCGCTGGCAAACTACATCGTGAACTACAAGCTCGTGGATGGGCCTGCCGGTTCGTTCCAGCCGAGCGGCAACGAGACGGTGACAACGAAGACCGACGGCGCCGGCATCGCCCGGGCCGTGCTGACGCAGGTTCAGCCGCAGGAGGGCCTGAACAACATCCAGATCGATATCATCCGCCCGGCCGACGAGAAGTGCTGCAAGCCGGCACGACACATCGCGACGGGCGGCACGACCAAGCAATGGATCGCGCCGAAGATCACGATCGACAAGGACGCGCCGGAGTTCGCCAACCTCGGCGAGCAGTTCGTTTATAACGTCGTCGTGACGAATCCTTCGACGGCCGACGCGCTGGACGTTTCGGTTTCGGATCCGCTGCCGTTGGGCGTCGAGTACGTCTCGGCGAACCCGCCGGCGGAGATTCGGGGCAACGTGCTGGTGTGGAACTTCGACAAACTCTCTGCGCGACGCAAGCGATCCCTGACGGTGAACGTGCGGGCGATCCACACGGGGCGGTACACAAACTGCGCCGAGGTGACGGCGTCGCAAGGTCTGTCGGCCCGCGATTGTGCGGACACGGAGATCATCGCGCCGCAGCTCGCGCTGGAGCTTCAATGCATCGGCGAAGCAATTACCTGCGACGTGCTGCCATATTCGGTGCGCGTGAGCAATCCTGGCGACGCGCCGGCGACGAATGTTGTGGTGAACGCCCAGTTGCCGCCGGGTCTGCTGACCGAGACCGGCCGCTCGACCATGACGTTCGACGCGGGCACACTGGAAGCGGGCCAGTCGAAACGGGCGCATTTCAACGTGAAGGCGGCGACGCGCGGTAGCTACCCCGTGCGAGCGATTGCCACGGGCGAGGGCAACCTCCGCGCCGAGGCAGCATGCACGACGGTGATTCGCCAGCCGGAATTGATGGTGACCAAGACCGGTCCGGAAAAGCGCTACCTGGGTCGACCGGCGACGTTTGAGATCACGGTGATGAACCGCGGCGACGCGCCGGCGCGCGACGTGATGCTGACTGATGTGTTGCCGCCGGGCATGGTGCTGACGCAGGCATCGGACGGTCCGCGGCACAACGGCAGCGAACTGGTCTGGCGACTGGGCACGCTGAACCCCGACGCGTCGAAGACGGTGACCGTGACGGTTCAGTGCAACGAGAGCGGTGTGTTCCGGAACGACACGGTCGCGCGGGCGTACTGCACCGAAGCCAAGGCATCTGCAACGACGGATGTCGAGGGCATCGCAGCCGTGCTGCTGGAAGTCATCGACAAGGACGACCCGATCGAGGTCGGCCAGAACGAGACGTATGAGATCGTCGTGACGAACCAGGGTTCGGCCGACGCAACGAATGTCGTCATCAACTGCTACCTGCCGACGCAGCAGGAGTTCGTGGCGGCGCACGGCCCGACCGAGGCGACGAACAAGGGCCCGCAGGTCAGCTTTGCTCCCGCGGCGTCGTTGCCGCCGGGCGGCAAGCTGGTCTATCGCGTGACCGTCAAGGGCAAGGGAACGGGCGACGTTCGCTTCCGCACGACGATGACGAGCGACCAGACGACGTCACCGGTTGAGGAAACCGAGAGCACGCACATTTATTGAAGC includes these proteins:
- the omcB_1 gene encoding Large cysteine-rich periplasmic protein OmcB, which gives rise to MKLKFTWVACLLAAMVLATAGCREHMPHSGTWPATGDEIKTHPKPPEGGYYSDWDPYAGTIELIPAEDVNPVKTQHVLIATVRDKDGKPLPNRRVEWIIADGSVGDIVEVDESGWRASRGMKVNNKFAISHTNNFNHVLTRGNDDPSDDITLEPGQTWCVITSPIEGDTHITAYAPGIFNWDKHKVFAVKHWYDVAWEWPPPAQNPTGTPHDLETRVYRISDGTPLANYIVNYKLVDGPAGSFQPSGNETVTTKTDGAGIARAVLTQVQPQEGLNNIQIDIIRPADEKCCKPARHIATGGTTKQWIAPKITIDKDAPEFANLGEQFVYNVVVTNPSTADALDVSVSDPLPLGVEYVSANPPAEIRGNVLVWNFDKLSARRKRSLTVNVRAIHTGRYTNCAEVTASQGLSARDCADTEIIAPQLALELQCIGEAITCDVLPYSVRVSNPGDAPATNVVVNAQLPPGLLTETGRSTMTFDAGTLEAGQSKRAHFNVKAATRGSYPVRAIATGEGNLRAEAACTTVIRQPELMVTKTGPEKRYLGRPATFEITVMNRGDAPARDVMLTDVLPPGMVLTQASDGPRHNGSELVWRLGTLNPDASKTVTVTVQCNESGVFRNDTVARAYCTEAKASATTDVEGIAAVLLEVIDKDDPIEVGQNETYEIVVTNQGSADATNVVINCYLPTQQEFVAAHGPTEATNKGPQVSFAPAASLPPGGKLVYRVTVKGKGTGDVRFRTTMTSDQTTSPVEETESTHIY